AATTAGGAGAATTACTGGAGACTGATACGATTACGCCAGAGGAGATGTTAATGCGAGAATCTTTACATAAGGATTTGCATAATCTTCTTGATGATTTAACCAGTCGAGAACGGGATGTTATTTCGATGCGCTTTGGCTTGTCCGATGGTCATGCCTACTCTTTAGCAGAAATCGGTCGCGCCCTTGATTTATCACGGGAAAGGGTCAGACAAATTGAATCCAAGGCTTTACAAAAACTTCGCCAACCTAAACGTCGTAACCTAGTCCGCGACTATCTAGAGTCGTTAAGTTAGAAGGTAAGAGGCAAGAGGCAAGAGGCAAGAGGTAAGAGGCAAGAGGCAAGAGGCAAGAGGCAAGAGGCAAGAGGCAAGAGGCAAGAGGCAAGAGGCAAGAGGCAAGAGGTAAGAGGCAAGAGGCAAGAGGCAAGAGGCAAGAGGCAAGAGGCAAGAGGCAAGAGGCAAGAGGCAAGAGGCAAGAGGCAAGAGGCAAGAGGCAAGAGGCAAGAGGCAAGAGGCAAATATTCTCAATAAGCAATGATTGTTGCAAATCAAGCCAAATATTTGTTATATTCTCAATTAATGAGCTTTGTTGAGAAAATTTAGTATGACTGTCTACACAACTGGTTCACTTAAAGCAGAGTTAAACGACCGTGGCTGGCGTTTAACTCCACAGCGCGAAACAATTCTACATATTTTTCAGGAACTCCCGCAAGGTGAACATTTAAGTGCAGAGGACCTATATCATCGTTTAGAAACTGATGGTGAAGGGATTAGTTTATCAACTATTTATCGCACTTTAAAGTTAATGGCGAGAATGGGGATTTTACGGGAGTTGGAATTGGGTGAAGGGCATAAACATTATGAAATTAATCAGCCTTATCCCCATCACCATCATCACCTCATTTGTGTTCGCTGTAATTCGACTATTGAGTTTAAGAATGACTCAGTTTTAAAGATTGGCGGAAAAACAGCGCAAAAAGAGGGGTTTCATTTATTAGATTGTCAAATGACAATCCATGCCGTGTGTCCTAAGTGTCAAAGAGCGCTGATGCCAATTTAATAACTAAGGCAAGAGGCAAAAGGTAAGAGTAATTACCAATTACTAGTACAGCACGGCGTAAATAAACCAACCATTTCCAAAAGCCAAAAAGCCTATGCAGTCTTAATTTTGACTTTTGACTTTTGACTTCCATTCTGCGGTACTAGCCCAAAATTTGGAGGATGAATCAAGTCGTGGGGAATCTGATGATTTGGAGAAAGCGGGGGATTAAAAACTTCCGCTTTTAATATCTTTGAGACTGATACCATAAAATTCTTGAGCGCGACTAATTGCTTTTTTGGTATCAGATGCCATCATGCCGTTGATTTGACCTTTATAGAAACCTTTTTCCTGTAGTCGTCTTTGGATTTCTAGAGTGGTGAAATCACTTTTGGCAGAGTTTTTAACTAAACTGTGTAACTTAGAACGGGTAGTTTGTCCAGCCAGTCCATTGATTTCTAGTTTGTGTTGTTTTTGAAAGCGTTTTACGGCATCAACTGTGTTAGAACCATAGTAACCATTGGGCTGATTTTGGAGAAATCCGGCGGTGATTAATTGTGCTTGGAGAATTCTGACGGCTTCACCGCGATCGCCTAAACTAAGTATATCTGGGTGATCTAATTTTTGAGAAGTAGTTGTTTGATTTTCATCGGTAACATCTGGTAATTTGGCTAGTGTGGATTTACCGACAACACCATCAACTGTGAGTTGATAAGCTTTTTGGAATCGTTTTACCGCTTCGTGAGTAATTGGACCAAAAATGCCTGTGGAATTACCATAATAAAAACCAGCGATTTTCAAGCGTTCTTGTAAAACTTTGACATCCGCACCTTCATCACCTTTGCTGAGGAGATTGGGGTCTTTGCGCTTCTTATTCACGGAAATAATATTATTTGAGATAGTGGGGGTTATCGGGGCTGTACTGATAACTTGATTATTGGCGGTTTTAATTTGAGATATTTCATTTTGTTGGAGACTGTTTACGGTAGCAGCGTTATCATTTTTTTCTAAGGCGAAAACACTACTAACACTATTCAAAATAGATATAGTTAGAGCCAGGGGAATCATGTATTTCCACGCACTACTAGAAAAGAGTTGCCAATTTGGTGCGGCTGTTGTTTTGAATAAAGAACTGAGGGATATTAACTCAGTGGTTTCTTCGTCTTGATTGGCAAAAGCTAAATGTAAATACGCAAGATTTTCCATATCCGGTTCCTAAATGAAATTATTTTTCTTCGATAGTTGCTTCCGCTTGATGCACCAAATTGCGGAGGTTTTCGAGGGTTTGTATATTCACATCCTGCCATAAGCCGCGTTGGTTGGCTTCTAGTAATCTTTCCGCAATATCGCGTAATGCCCAGGGATTCTTGTCATGAATAAATTCACAAACGGTAGCGTCTTCTAAATAAGCTTCTACAACACCTTGATACATATAATCTTCGACACATTGGGCGGTAGCATCGTAAGCGAAGAGAAAATCTACGGTTGCAGCCATTTCAAATGCACCTTTATATCCATGACGCATGACTCCAGCTATCCATTTAGGATTAACGACGCGGGAACGATAAACCCTGGCAATTTCGGCACTAAGTTGGCGGATTTTGGGTTGAGATGTGTTGGAATTGTCGCCAAAGTAGGTTTGGGGATTTTTACCTTGGAGAGAACGCACGGCTGCGGTTAAACCACCCTGAAATTGATAATAATCGTCGGAATCGAGTAAATCGTGTTCTCGGTTGTCTTGATTGTGGAGGACGATTTGCATTTGCTTTAAGCGTTGTTCAAAGGCTTCTGCATTTTTGTTCCCTGTTTCCTCACTAGAAGAATAGGCGTAAGCACTCCAATTTGTGTAAGCTTGGGCTAAATCCTGATCATTTTCCCAGTTTTGGGAGGCTATTAGTCCCTGGAGTCCTGCACCATAAGCCCCTGGTTGAGAACCAAAAACACGATATTGCGATCGCTCTTGGGCTACTTCTAAAGATAAACCTTCTTGAGTCCATTGTGCTGTTTCTTGACGAACTGTATCTGCTAAGGGATTTTGGTCTGGTGGTTCATCTAAAGCTGAAACGGCTTTCACTGCTTGATCAAATAAAGCGATTAAATTGGGGAAAGCATCCCGGAAAAACCCGGAAATTCTTAGAGTGACATCCACACGGGGACGACCGATAATCGCCAAGGGTAAAATTTCAAAATCTACTACTCGTCTTGCTGCACCATCCCACACGGGTTGCACACCAAGTAAAGCTAAGGCTTCGGCTATATCATCACCACCAGTCCGCATGGTGGCTGTTCCCCACACTGATAAACCCAGGGTTTGGGGGTATTCTCCATGTTCTTGGGTGTAGGTTTCAATCAGGGTTTCAGCGGCTTTTCTGCCAATGTCCCAGGCGGTTTCTGTGGGTATGGCGCGAATGTCAACGGCGTAAAAGTTTTTACCTGTGGGTAGAACTTCGGGTCGTCCGCGGGTGGGTGCGCCAGAAGCCCCGCTGGGAACGTATTTTCCGTCAAGTCCCCGTAGGAGGTTTGTGGTTTCTTGGTTGGTTTTTTGTAGGGCTGGGAGGAGTTTGTCGCTGATCCAATCCGTAGGGGCGCAGGGTCTGCGCCCAGAGATAACTTCTTCTACTAAATGGGCGGCTTCTATTTCTAGGAGTTCGACGACATCGCCGATGATATGGCAGGATTTAAGTCTCTCGCAGAGGCGCAGAGGCGCAGAGAGGGGGGCTGAGAGGTTGTCGGTGAGGGGATCTATGTCTATTTGCCACTGTTTGGCTATGGCGCGGGTAATGCCGATAGAATGGCGGTTGGGGATGCGGGCGATCGCTACTATCAGGTCTCGTAGTTGGGTTCCTTGGGGACATTGACCGAATATGTGTAAGCCGTCGCGGATTTGGGCTTCTTTGAGTTCGCACAAGTAACCGTCTAGGGAGTTTAAGATCAGGGTTTCAAAGTTGGCGATGTCTTCGGGGTTGGTGATTCCTAAGTCTTTGTACAGGTTTTCTTTGATGACGAGTTCTTGAATGCGATCGCGTATTGTTGGTAATCTGGAAGGATCTAAACTTTCGGCTTCGTAATATTCATCAATAAGATTTTCTACTTGTTGCAATGGTCCATATAATTCTGCCCTTGTCATTGGTGGTGTGAGGTGATCAATGATTACGGCTTGGGCGCGTCTTTTTGCCTGTGAACCTTCTCCGGGATCATTAACAATAAATGGATATAAATGGGGCATTGGTCCCAGGGCAATTTCTGGATAACAAGTATTAGATAAGGCGACACTTTTTCCTGGTAGCCATTCTAAGTTGCCATGTTTTCCTACATGAACTATGGCATCTGCTTGAAAAGATTCTCGTACCCAATCATAAAAGGCTAAATAATTATGTGTTGGTTCTAAATCGGGGGCATGATAATTTAAACTAGGATCAAGATCGTAACCTCGTGATGGTTGAATACCAACAAAAACATTACCAAATTGAATTCCAGAAATTGTCCAATTTTGGATCGCGTCTAAAATAGGTTGTCCCCAACGGGCAATAATTTGTTTTTGGATATTTATTGGTAGGGTGGAAAAATAGTTTTGATATTCTGCTGCTGATAAACTTTGGTTGATGGGTTTCCAGTCTTTCCCTTCGGGATCATTGGTAACGCTAGATGTGAGAATTTGAATTAATTCGTCTCCAGTTTCGGGAATAGTTCCTAATTCATAACCAGCTAACTTTAAGGCTTTGAGAATTTCTACACAACTAGCAGGAGTGTCCAGTCCTACGCCGTTGGCGAGCCTGCCGTTGGTGTTGGGGTAATTTGCTAAAATTAGGGCTATGCGGCGTTCTTGGGGCGGCTTTACCCGCAATCTTACCCAGTTTGCAGCCAGTTGGGCAACGAATTGAATGCGATCGCTCACGGGTTCATAAACTACGACATCGGTTTCTAGTTTATTATTCCGAGTTTGTAAGGTTTTGAAAGACACAGCCCGACTAATAATTCGCCCATCTACTTCTGGTAATGCCACATTTATGGCAATATCACGGGGTGTTAAACCTTGTGATTCTGATTCCCATTGTTCAACGGAACTAGCACAAAGAATTACTTGCAAAACCGGGACATTTAATTTTTCCCAAAGTTCGGTTTGTGGTGTTTCTGTTTCTAAACTTGCTAGGGAAAAACTGGTGGTATTCATCAACAAGCTAACAGAATGATCATCTTTTGCTGCTAATAATTCACATAATTGACTACTAACACCAGGTTCGCGCAATGAAGAAACAAAAACTGGTACAGGCTGTAAATTTTTCTCTATCAAAGCATTACATAAAGCATCAATAACTTTAGTGTTTCCTGCTAAATAATGGGCGCGATAAAACAAAATCCCCACTTTAGGCTGACTCCTGACTGGGCGCATTCCCTGCGCCCCTACATCCTGACTTCTTTCGTACAATCCTACGCGGGGAACAGGTTGTGGTTGTGGGGGATTAAATGCTGTTAATAGGGCTGTATCAGCGATAAATTGCAAGGCGTTGAGGAAATTTTCTGTACCACCTTCTTGAAAGTATTGCCAAATCTTCTGGACGATTTCTTGAGAAACCGTAGATTTGGAAATTAAATCAAAATCAAGTCCGTCATCTCCTGGCATGACAATTAGAGTTGTGCCATTACGTTGTACAATTTCTTGTACGACTTCTAAACCATAAGCCCAGTATGAACTTCCTCCTATGAGACGAAGCACAATAACTTGGGCGGATTCTAAAACTTGTTCACTATAAGCATCTATACTTATTTGTTGCTGTAGTTGTAATAAGTTGGCTACCCTGATTTCGGGGAATTGACTAGGTAATTTAGTAACTACAGCCGCTAGAGTTTGAATATCAGTATCGGCTGCTGTAATCAATACGAAAGGGGCAGGAGTTTGTTCGAGGAAAAATAAACCTTCAGACTGATTTAATCCGCCTGGTGTGGCGCTGATTCTGTGCATAATTGGTAATTAATGATGGAAATTTTTAGAGGATGTTTTAAAAGTTTTGGGCGACTAGAAGTCGCCTTACAAGAGTCTCCTTGGTATCAACATATTTTCAGAGAAGGTGAGAATCGCGGATTCTACGGATTAAAGAATTACACAGATTTTGGTTATCTTAGCAAATGAAAAAAATCTGTGTAATCAGCGTAATCCATATAATCCGCAATTCTCGCTTTTTTATTTGTTACTTAATACTAATCTCTTAAATGTCAAACTCTTACTTCCAAAGTTAATCAATAACCCAACTTCTAGTTTATAGGCTTTGAGATAGTTGAGGGCTTGGGCTAGGTGTACGTCTTCGAGTTGGATTACTGCTTTGAGTTCGACTAATACTTTTTGTTCAACTACAAAATCGGCACGGCGTGTACCGATTGGTTCAGGTAGGTTTTTGTAATAGATATGTTGTTCGATTTCTCTAGCAAAGGTTAAGCCTGCCTGATGAAATTCGTAGGCTAGGGCGCGTTGATAAATTACTTCTTGAAAGCCGTTACCTAGAAATTTATGGACTTCAAAGGATGCGCCGATAATTTTTTTGGTGATGTCTTGGTATTTTAAGTCCATAGGTATCGAGATAGCGGATTAAGGGATTACGCGGGAAAAGATATCTGAATCACGGATTAACCGGATTGCGCTGATTTCACGGATTTTAGGAGCTTTTACCGGAACTGGCAACCTCATCCGTGCAATCTTTTAATCCAATTAAGTGTGAGAACGCGGATTAAACGGATTGCGCTAATTTCACGAATTTTACGAGTTTTTACCGGAACCGGCAACCTAATCCGTGCAATCTTTTAATCCAATTAAGTGTGAGAACGCGGATTAAACGGATTGCGCTAATTTCACGGATTTTAATCCGTTTAACCTCTAAAAATCCGTGTAATCCTTTAATCCATCTAATCCGTGATTCAGACATTGTGTTTAAGTTTACGCAGGTTGGCTTTTTGAGCTTGAGATAATTTTGGATTGGATACCTACGCGCATACCAATTTTCAACCTCGGCAATGTCTTCGGCATTAAGTCCATAGACTTCATAGACTAATTTATCTATTTCTATCTGTTCGTGACTGGGGTACAATTATTACCCACATTCCGCACCCTTGACTGTCACAAACGGTGATTACGGAGGTAAATTGATGAAAAATGAGTAAAAGAATACATTTATCTATAAAAAAACAAATTTTAGATAGGAAAATTGATTCAGATACATTCTCAATAAGAAGCAATAAAGAATGAGGGTGGTTTCTGGCAGAAAATATAATATAATTTTATTGTTAGTCTATCAAGACTTAATCATAACTTATATCCTTGTAGAAATAAACTTAAAAACAGCATTAAAACTTAAACTCATTAATAAAATCAATGAGTCAAATTGTATAATTAAACTATTAATAATGTTGATGAATCAACTTATATATCTGTAGTAATTACGGCAAGCTTCTGGGAGGAATAGGAGAAT
The DNA window shown above is from Anabaena sp. WA102 and carries:
- a CDS encoding Fur family transcriptional regulator, translated to MTVYTTGSLKAELNDRGWRLTPQRETILHIFQELPQGEHLSAEDLYHRLETDGEGISLSTIYRTLKLMARMGILRELELGEGHKHYEINQPYPHHHHHLICVRCNSTIEFKNDSVLKIGGKTAQKEGFHLLDCQMTIHAVCPKCQRALMPI
- a CDS encoding peptidoglycan-binding domain-containing protein; the encoded protein is MENLAYLHLAFANQDEETTELISLSSLFKTTAAPNWQLFSSSAWKYMIPLALTISILNSVSSVFALEKNDNAATVNSLQQNEISQIKTANNQVISTAPITPTISNNIISVNKKRKDPNLLSKGDEGADVKVLQERLKIAGFYYGNSTGIFGPITHEAVKRFQKAYQLTVDGVVGKSTLAKLPDVTDENQTTTSQKLDHPDILSLGDRGEAVRILQAQLITAGFLQNQPNGYYGSNTVDAVKRFQKQHKLEINGLAGQTTRSKLHSLVKNSAKSDFTTLEIQRRLQEKGFYKGQINGMMASDTKKAISRAQEFYGISLKDIKSGSF
- the cobN gene encoding cobaltochelatase subunit CobN, yielding MHRISATPGGLNQSEGLFFLEQTPAPFVLITAADTDIQTLAAVVTKLPSQFPEIRVANLLQLQQQISIDAYSEQVLESAQVIVLRLIGGSSYWAYGLEVVQEIVQRNGTTLIVMPGDDGLDFDLISKSTVSQEIVQKIWQYFQEGGTENFLNALQFIADTALLTAFNPPQPQPVPRVGLYERSQDVGAQGMRPVRSQPKVGILFYRAHYLAGNTKVIDALCNALIEKNLQPVPVFVSSLREPGVSSQLCELLAAKDDHSVSLLMNTTSFSLASLETETPQTELWEKLNVPVLQVILCASSVEQWESESQGLTPRDIAINVALPEVDGRIISRAVSFKTLQTRNNKLETDVVVYEPVSDRIQFVAQLAANWVRLRVKPPQERRIALILANYPNTNGRLANGVGLDTPASCVEILKALKLAGYELGTIPETGDELIQILTSSVTNDPEGKDWKPINQSLSAAEYQNYFSTLPINIQKQIIARWGQPILDAIQNWTISGIQFGNVFVGIQPSRGYDLDPSLNYHAPDLEPTHNYLAFYDWVRESFQADAIVHVGKHGNLEWLPGKSVALSNTCYPEIALGPMPHLYPFIVNDPGEGSQAKRRAQAVIIDHLTPPMTRAELYGPLQQVENLIDEYYEAESLDPSRLPTIRDRIQELVIKENLYKDLGITNPEDIANFETLILNSLDGYLCELKEAQIRDGLHIFGQCPQGTQLRDLIVAIARIPNRHSIGITRAIAKQWQIDIDPLTDNLSAPLSAPLRLCERLKSCHIIGDVVELLEIEAAHLVEEVISGRRPCAPTDWISDKLLPALQKTNQETTNLLRGLDGKYVPSGASGAPTRGRPEVLPTGKNFYAVDIRAIPTETAWDIGRKAAETLIETYTQEHGEYPQTLGLSVWGTATMRTGGDDIAEALALLGVQPVWDGAARRVVDFEILPLAIIGRPRVDVTLRISGFFRDAFPNLIALFDQAVKAVSALDEPPDQNPLADTVRQETAQWTQEGLSLEVAQERSQYRVFGSQPGAYGAGLQGLIASQNWENDQDLAQAYTNWSAYAYSSSEETGNKNAEAFEQRLKQMQIVLHNQDNREHDLLDSDDYYQFQGGLTAAVRSLQGKNPQTYFGDNSNTSQPKIRQLSAEIARVYRSRVVNPKWIAGVMRHGYKGAFEMAATVDFLFAYDATAQCVEDYMYQGVVEAYLEDATVCEFIHDKNPWALRDIAERLLEANQRGLWQDVNIQTLENLRNLVHQAEATIEEK
- a CDS encoding GxxExxY protein encodes the protein MDLKYQDITKKIIGASFEVHKFLGNGFQEVIYQRALAYEFHQAGLTFAREIEQHIYYKNLPEPIGTRRADFVVEQKVLVELKAVIQLEDVHLAQALNYLKAYKLEVGLLINFGSKSLTFKRLVLSNK